TATTTATCTATGGACGAGAGACTGCAAATGCGTTTTCTGAATTAACTGATCCGCAAGATCAACGTAAGCGTTTTGAAGATCAAGCCAAAGAACGTGCTGGCGGTGATGATGAAGCGCATGTCTTTGATGAGGATTTTGTGAATGCATTGGAGTATGGTCTCCCACCTACATCAGGTATGGGGCTTGGCATTGATAGGCTTGCTATGTTTTTGACGGATTCAGCTTCGATACGTGATGTTATTGCCTTTCCTACAATGAAACCTCTTTGATCTGGACATTTCCCGCTTAGACTTTGTTCTGCAAGTCCTTATTGGCTACAGCCAACTGCGGACTCGTCCTACGGACTTTGCAGGCCTCGTCTAAACGACAACTGTCGCATCTCAAAGTAAATTCTGGTTTCTTGACGAATCTTGATCAGGAAACTCAGCCTTATCAAAACATCGCAAGCCTTGAACTACGAAAAAATATCTCGCTCTAAAGTAAACTTTGATCTGGACATTTCCCGTTTAGACTTTATTCTGCAAGTCCTTATTGGCTACAGCCAACTGCGGACTCGTCCTACGGACTTTGCATGCCTCGTCTAAACGACAACTGTCGCATCTCAAAGTAAATTCTGGTTTCTTGACGAATCTTGATCAGGAAACTCAGCCTTGTCAAAACATCGCAAGCCTTGAACTACGAAAAAATATCGCGCTCTAATTTCAACTTTAACTAGTCAACTTGCTAATATCATTCTTAACTTCAAGCCCAGCAATCTTGGACAAGGCATAAACACGATCAAAAACTTTGAGCGCGAGTTTACTAAATTTGTGATGAACCAATTTGACGCCAAGTTTGTTGAGTGCGTCTACGTCATTGTATGATTTCTGAAACTCTTTGAGCATCAGTCTTTCAAAATTGAGTCCTGGACTTAGATCTAGGTTTTCGATTTCTTTGATCTTGGATTTTTTGAGTTCTTCTATTGGTATATTGGTGTCGTAAACTTTAAGCTCTACAAGTCGTTTGAGCGATTCGAGATTTTGCTGGTCTTTGTGGATTTGATTCCAAAGATAAATTGCTTCTTCAAACTTGCCAAGCTCTTCATAGGTCTTAGCTAAACCGGTTAAGAATGGTGTTTTGTTATCGACTAGCTCTAGCCCCTTTTTGTAGGCTTGCTCAGCTTTGTGAAATTGTTTTTCTGATCTAAAGCAAAATCCGAGATTCAGGTAAGCAGATGGATCAAGTAAATCGATTGAGAGAATTTTATCGATGACTTTGCGAGCATCTTCAAAACGTTTTTCTTTGCTTGCGAGATTGAGTTTGCCGTAAAGCGGCCATTTACGCATAAATAGTTTGTAGGGCTTGTACTCCTCACAATCCTCATCCTGTATAAGGCGTTTCATTGCTTCAATGGAGTCATCCCAGGAAAAGCCGTCTTTATTAAGGCTTTTTTGGTTTTTGGCTAAATATGGCACGATTTTGGGCAGATGATAAAATTCTGCCTCAAATGCGTCAAGCTCCAGGAGCAAATATTTATTGCCAAACACCCCCACATCATAAGGGGGAAAAACTATAAAGTCTATAGAGAATGCTAAGAAAATGGAGGTCCCGGGTATCTCCATTTTCATTATTAGCCATAAGACAGGGTATTTACACCTAAGTGCTATCGAGCATTGATAATATGTATGTACTATTGTATAATTAGTCCTTATGGGTTTAAGAGATTTTTTTAAGTCAGTGAGAGCTGAGAAGTTTGCGAATCAAGCTGGTACTAATGGCAACAATGGTTTGAGCGATGATGAGATATTAGCTAATTGGGTGCAATGTAAGTCTTGTAAGGCAACAATACACAGATCTGCCTACCAAGAAAACCTCAATGTTTGTGTAGAGTGTAATCATCATGGCATGCTCTCAGCTGAGGAGAGAATTGCTCTCTTGACTGACACTAATAGTTTTATCGAGATCGACGCCAATATCAGTCCTTCTGACCCGCTTAATTTCAATGATGGTAAACCATACCTAGAGACTCTAGTTAAGGCACAAACTAAAACGGGACACAAAGAAGCAATCATTACTGGTTTTGGTCAGATTGAAGGTGTGAAAGTCGCTCTTGCAGTGATGAACTTCAGCTTTCTTGGAGGTTCCATGGGAACAGTGGTTGGTGAGAAATTTACCAGGCTTGCTGAAAAAGCGGTCGAAGAAAAAACACCGTTTATCGTAGTTTCAAGTTCTGGTGGTGCCAGAATGCATGAAGGTATTTTGAGTTTGATGCAAATGGCAAAGACGAGTTTTGCATTAGCCGAACTTGCTAAAGCGAAGCTACCATATTTTTCTATCTTGACTGATCCAACTTATGGTGGAGTTTCCGCTAGTTTTGCAACTTTGGGCGATCTTTTGATTGCTGAACCTGGTACTAGGATTGGTTTTGCTGGACGTCGCGTGATTGAAGAAACGGTAAGAGAGAAGTTGCCTGGTGATTTCCAGACAGCTGAATACTTACTTGCTCATGGACAAATTGATTTTATCGTAGACCGTAATGCCATGAAAATGAGATTAGCTACTTTGCTTAGAATTCATGGTTTTGCACCGAAACAACTCAAGGTCAGTGACACTATTACTGCTCGTCCTTTTAAATTAAATCAGATTGATCAACCTAAAAAAGACATTATTCTTGATTTTGAAAAACCACTTGCGAAGATACAAGAGGAAATTAAATTACTTGAAAAACGTATTAGTAACAATGCTGACAAGGCGCAAATTAATCAACTCAAAGCGCAATATTCCAAAGTTGAAGCGAATACTTATGCTAGTTTGAGTCCAATTGATATTACCAAAATTGCTCGCCACCCTAATAGACCTGGTGCTGAAGACTATCTTAATATGATCTGCGGTAAGGACAAGTGGATTGAACTTCATGGTGATAGAGCAGGGACTGATGATGAGGCAGTTTTAACTGCGCTTGTTGAGCACGATGGATTGGCTTTTGTTGCTGTTGGTACTCGTAAGGGACGCGGTATTAAAGAAAACCAAAAACGTAACTTTGGTATGCCTCAACCAGAAGGTTACAGAAAAGCCAAGCGTATTTTTGAATATGCAAACAAATTCAATTTACCAATTGTGACTTTTATTGATACTCCAGGTGCTTATCCAGGGGTTAACGCAGAAGCTAATGGTCAATCAATTGCGATTGCTGAGAACCTTAAAGCGTTGGCTGGTTTGGAAGTGCCAGTTCTTTCAGTTGTGACAGGTGAAGGTGGTTCTGGCGGGGCACTCGCAATTGGAGTTGCCAATAGAGTTTTGATGTTAGAAAACTCAGTTTACTCAGTTATTAGTCCAGAAGGATGTGCAGCAATTTTATGGCGCACTAGAGATAAAGCTCCAGAAGCTGCTGCTGCTCTTAAGATTACAGCGAAGGATCTTCTAGGACTCAAGGTTGTTGAAGAGTTGATTGCAGAGCCGCAAGGTGGCGCACATAAGAATTGGGCAATTACTGCAGAAGCTGTTCAGGAAGCGGTATTCCGTAATCTCAAGGAATTAGTCAAGATGTCAGCACGAGAGCTCTATCAAGATCGTAAAACTAAGTTTTATGCTTACGGCAAGGTTGACGATAGTATCAAAGAAAAGATTAGTTCAAAAATATAATGTCGAACAGAATAACTTGGATACTGATATTTGCTGTAGTCCCTAGTATGGTTTTTGCAAAGAATAGAACTTCAGACAATGATGGTTTTGATCGAGTTATTAAAACTAGTTCTAAAAATCAGATAGCTAATGTCGATGCTCGTATTGTTAGAACCCGCTTCGATAAAGATATTGATCAAATGGTGGAGATACAGTTGGGTTCTGATTATAGAAGAGCCAATGTTTTTGATTTTTACCCGCTTGAACTATCTAGTTCTCAAGTACGCTGGAAAAGTGATAAAAAAATAAGAGAATTGATGGATTATTATGAGTATGCTCGCAAAGATCTTGAGAAGCTCAATCAGTCAAAGCTGCTTCGAGTTATTAAGGCTGATATGAATTTGGATTCTAAGAGTGATTATGCTGTGATTGTTCGCAATCTCAACAAACAAAAAAACTATCTTGCGATCATTAATTTTACGGAGACGCTTTATTTAAAACCATTTCAAGCATCCTATTTGGAAATTATAAATGATGGTAAATACCCGACTATGGCAGTTTATAAAGAGGGTAAGAAACAAGAAAATATTAAGACACCATCTTTTAGATTAGTCGCTTTTGATGATGATAGCCAGATTTTGTATTTTGATAGAGAGGCTGATAAGTGGCAGGTGTTGAAGCTTTAGTCTGCTACAATTAGTTTTGAATGAGCACTACTGAAACAACAAGCTGCTTAGAAACTGAGATTGCAGGGATTAAAATGAAAAATCCAATTATGCCTGCCTCTGGTTGTTTTGGTTTTGGCAGAGATTATGCTAAGTTTTATGATCTTTCTGTGCTTGGTGGTATTGCAATTAAAGCAGTGAGTGTAGAGCCAAGAAGTGGTAATGATACACCGAGAGTCGCAGAGACTCCTTCTGGGATGCTCAATTCAATTGGTTTGCAAAATCCAGGATTGGACAAGATTATTGAATCAGAGCTGAAGTTCCTGGAGGACTTTGATACTCGTATCTTTGTTAACGTAGTTGGTAATACTGTAGAGGATTATTGCACTGTCGTTGAAAGAATCTCGCGTGTTGGCAATGTGGATGCAATTGAACTTAATGTCAGCTGCCCTAATGTCAAGAATGGAATCCATTTTGGTACTAATGAAAATGAGCTTGAGGCTTTGACTCGCGAAGTCAAGAGGGTCTCTGCTATCCCTGTCTTTATCAAGCTTTCACCTAATGTCACTAATATAGTTGCAATGGCCAAAGCTGCTGAGCGCGGCGGAGCTGATGGTCTGAGTTTGATCAATACTTTATTGGGGATGCGTATCGATCTGAAAACACGCAAGCCAATTTTGGCTCGAGGTAGTGGAGGACTTTCTGGTCCTGCGATTAAGCCAGTTGCAATTAGGATGGTTTATGAAACTAGTAACGAAGTTAAGTTGCCGATCATTGGTATGGGCGGTGTGACTTGCGTAGATGATGTGATTGAGTTTGCAATTGCTGGAGCGACTGCTATTGGTGTTGGCACTGCCAATTTTATTGAACCGATGATTTGTCCTGAAATAATCAAAGCATTGCCGGCAAGAATGCAAGAACTTGGTATTAAATCACTAAGAGATTTGAGAAAATAATAATGAATGAGAAAATCATAGTCGCATTAGACTTCCCTTCAAAACAAGTTGTTGAGAGCTTTATAAACAAGTTTGAATTGGGTCGAGATGATTCTCTTGCTTTTGTTAAGTTGGGTATGGAGCTTTTTTATGCTGAGGGTCCGGAGATGATTGAGTACCTTAAAGACAAAGGACTCAAGGTCTTTCTTGATCTCAAAGTACATGATATTCCGAATACTGCGGCAGGCGCGATTAGATCACTTGCAAAATATGGAGTTGATCTTTTGAATGTGCATGCAAGTGGCGGAATTGAAATGATGCGCCGAGCTAATGACGCGCTTAAATCAGAGAACGCTAGTGCCAAGTTAATTGGAGTGACTCAGTTGACTAGTACTGATGAAGCGATGATGAATAATGAGCTTGGGATTGCAGGAACCGTTGAAGCTGCAGTTTTGAGACTGGCTAATAATTGCAAAGTAGCGGGTTTGGATGGGATTGTTTGCTCGCCGCTTGAAGTTCCAATGATTAAAGCTGAGTTGGGTAAGGATTTTATTACTGTATGTCCGGGTCTAAGGTTAGCTGCTAATTCCGCTGATGATCAAAAAAGAATTACTAGACCTGAGCAGGCATTTGCCAACGGTACTGATTATATTGTGATGGGGCGAGCAATTACTCAGGCAGATGATCCTGCTGCGACTTTTACTGAAATCTGTAACCTCGTTTTTTCGTAATCTTATCCATTCCGGGTTATTACATCATTACGAAATATACCCACCTGGGGTATATGAAAGCAAAGATTTAAAACGTAATTTCGTAATAATCCGGAATGGATAAGATTACACATGTATATACGATATGCTAAGATATTTGTGATACTTGCTTAATAATGGGTTTATTATCCACTATCACAGATAAAGTCAAGGGGTGGTTTGCTTCAGGTCCCAAGCCAGCGGAGCAGTCCGCTCAAATAAGTTTGCCGGTTTCTCAAGCAGCTGTTCAGTCTGTTCAATTGCCAAAAACAGCACCAGAATTATTAGCTTGGGCTAAAGCAAACCCAGGCAAGCTTGATGCTTTGATTGCACAAAATCCACAAGCACAACTTATTAAAGATGCAATTGCAAGCAAAACTAATTTAAACATATCTAGTAGTTCGAGTGTTGAACATAGTAGTTTTGATTCTAAACAATTTTCTTCTTCTCGTATTCAATTTGTTGCTGATAGTGGTGCTGGTTCTATGCCTAGAATTATTGAATTAAAACTTGATAATGGTATTAAGGTACTTTTAGTTCCAGATGATACTGCAAACAAGGTGCACCTTAGTTCTGTATATTCAGTTGGTTCAAATCAAGACCAAATACCTGGCACGGCTCATTTGCTTGAACATATTGCTTCAGGTCCTGCAAAGAGTTCTAGTTTTGGTAAGGGAGAGATCACTGATCTGTATGAATATCATGGTGCAAAGGTAGCTGGTGATTATAATGCTGGAACATGTACTGATTTTACTAATTATTGGGCTAGTCTTGATCCAAGCTTGCTTGAGCTTATGATGAAAATCGAGTCAGAGAGGATGGATCAACTTGATTTGAGTGATATTGATGATATTCTTAAGCGAGAAAAATCTCTGATCAATTCTGAAATCGATATGATTAATGATGATAGTGGGCGTTTGATAAATAAAGCTATGAAAGAAATAACTATGTCCAATTCAATCTACAATAACAATATAATTGGGACTAAGGATTCGGTTGCGAGTATCGATAAAAAAGCTTTGCAGGATTTTTATAAGTATTACCAAGATCCTAATAATTTAACGCTGGTAATTTCTGGTAAGATAGGTAGTCCTCAACGTTTAGAACATCTATTATTAAATTATTTTGCTAGTAAAACTAAACCAACAGATGTAAAACCAAAACCAATGGGCAATCCTAAGCGTCCTTCACAAAGTGCTCCTGTTCAGGATAGAGAGAAGGTGATTGTTAAACCTGGTGATGATAAGGCTTTGGCGCTAGGCTATTTTGGACCAAATTATACCGATAGGGATCGTTTTGTGATGTCTTTTATTTTTGAGGCTTTAGCTGGTCGTGGATCAAAGAGCCGCTTAGCTAAAAAACTTGCTGAAGCAAAAAATATCAATGTAGGTTTCAGCTGCGTACCAATGCCTACTAGGGGTGATAGCCTTAATTTTGTTACAGTTCAGGTAGATAAAATTGTAGATTTAGATGAACTCAAAGGAGAAATCAAAAAAGTTCTTGCTGAGGTCAAAGCAAATGGACTTGATGATGAAGAATTGAGAAAAATCAGACAAGAGTTTCTTTATCGGCAGATCAATAATCAAGAAGATGCTAATGTACAAGCTAGTCAAGCAATAGAATATGATCAATATGGTGACTGGCATTCAGCGGCTAATATGATAAAGATAGCTCAATCTATTACTAATGATGACATTAAGCGAGTAGCTAATGCTGTCTTAGTTGATGACAACGAGTATACCGTCTATCTCAAACCAACTGAGAAGAAAGAAGAGAAAAGCCCTCCGGCAATACTTGATAAAGCACTAGACGTAAAAAAACTTGATGCTCAGCGTCTTGAAGCTCTGACTAAAGCAATTATTGGTGATAAGCAAGTCACTCTTCCGGATTTGAAATTACAAGATAGTGGACAAGTGATCTTAAATGAAAACCACAGACTCCCCAAGGTTGCTATTAGAATGGAAAGTCCTGGGCAGCCATTGAGTAATAAGGATATGTATATAGCAAGTATTTTAAACTCACTCTTTTTTTCTTCAGGGACTATGCAATATGATAGAGATCAAGTCTTTGAGAAAATGGAGGATCTTGGTGCTAGTTTAAGCTTTATATTGAGTCATGATGGCATAGCTTTTGATATTAATACAATTTCTTTGGCCGATAATTTACAAAAGACCTTGGAGCTGTTCACGGATATGATTCTCAATGCAAGAATGGATTTGGAAAAGTTTGTATCAATTAAAGCAACGATTAAAGATTCTATTAAAAAAGAGAATGAGGATCATGGTTCAATTTTGAAAAATCAATTGAGGAATAGAGTTTTTCCGGCAGGGCATTATCATCATCAAGCCTCTCAACTAGAGAGATGGCAAATGGTTGATTCGATAACTTATGCCGATGTAATTAATTTCTGGGAAAGAATTAAGCAATCCAATTTTGTGATATCTGGTTCTGGTGATTTGAAGCAGGAGGATATTAATAAGGTACAAGCGGTTATGAGTGAATGGTCTAAACAACCTGCTCGTAATATTGGTAATGAATTGATAGGTGCTCATCGTGCCGATCTGCAAGAACTAGAGGGTAATGAGTTTAAAGCACTTCAGGATCAGTCTTTTGTGACTCTTGGTCAAAAAGTTGAGGTGAAAAATACAGATCCTGATTTTTATGCTTTGTATTTAGCTAAAGAAATACTTGGAGGTGCTGCATTCTCTTCTCGACTAATGAGAACTATTCGCGAAAGCCAAGGTAATGTTTATTCTGCAAATGCTTATTTTAGTAATTACCGGAATGCAGATGGAATTTTTCAGATTGTGGCAGCTAGTCAAAAGGGTAATGGTAAAAACTTAGCGCAGCAATTAAAGAATGTTTTGAGTAATTTTCCTGGTGATATTACTGAAGATGAGTTAAATATGGCAAAGCAAAACTTTATCAAGTCATACGTTAAAAACAAGTTTGAAAATAATAGTGCAATCGCAGATTACTTATTAGATAATCGTCTCAAAGGACGTGATCTTGATTTTGTAAAACAAATTCCTCAGATTATTCAATCAATTAAGCTAGAGGATATCCAAAATGCAGTTGCTAAGCATCTGGATTCGGCAAATATTCATGAAGTAATAGTTGACGATAAAATAATTGTGGATGGACAAGAGATTGATACCAAATTCAATGCTAAAAAATATAATGCAGGGCATCCAAAGCTTTTTACAACGCCGCCAGTGCTATCGGTTTAAGATAAAGTCAAGTGAATTATACGGCTAATCAACGGGAATAAGGTACTAGTAATCTTATGAAATTGTCGATAGTTATCCCCGTATACAATGAAGCAGCAACGCTCAATCAAATACTTGAAGCCGTTGAGGCCGTTGACTTAATAGCAGGCTTGACTAAAGAAATAATCCTAGTTGATGATTGTTCAGCTGACAATAGTTCTGAAATTATTGAAAAACATATTGCAGCTAGTCAGCATGCAACGATTCAATACAAATTTGTGAAACACCAGGAGAACTCTGGCAAAGGTGCTGCGCTGCAAACCGGGTTTAAAGAAGCGACTGGAGATTTTGTGATTGTGCAAGATGCGGATCTTGAATATGACCCAGAAGAATACAATGAGATCTTGCCTATACTTGTAAATGATAAAGCAGATGTGGTATATGGTTCTCGTTTTGCTGGTAGCAAACCAAGACGCTCAATGGGTTTCTGGCATTACCTAGCGAATAAATTTCTTACTTACCTTACTAATATGCTCAACGATATTTACCTCACTGATATGGAGACTTGTTATAAGTGCTTCAAAAGAGAAATTATCCAAGGGCTTGATCTTAAAGAAAATCATTTTGGTATTGAACCAGAGATGACAAGCAAGATTGCTAAGATCAAAGGAATTAGGATTTTTGAAGTGGCAATTTCTTATTATGGTCGAGGTTATGAAGAAGGTAAAAAAATCAATTGGCGAGATGGAATTAAAGCGATATTTTATATCTTCAAGTACAGGTTCTTTAATTAAATGCTCTCAAAACCAATACTCAAGCTTATTAGATTAACCACTCTCGTTCTTGCACTGAGTTTTATTGTGCTTGGGCTTTGCGATTATATCAATCTCAGTACTGCTGACCTTGGGCGCCACATCATGAATGGTCAATATATTGTTGATGCTTTTGTGAATACTAAGGACTTTGTGACTGAAACACCGCTCTATACTAATTTCTATTCTTTTACTAGTACCAATTTCCCTGTGCATAACCATCATTGGTTGACAGGTGTGTTTCATTCTTTGGTTCATGACAATTTTGGTTTCTTGGGACTTTCAATTCTTAATATCTCCGTGATCACTATCGCTGTTGCTGCTAGTTTTTATGCAGCCTACCTACTAGCTGGCTTTGAATTTGCTGCAATAGCACTTGCAGTTGCTTTACCCTTATTAGTTTGGCGTGATGAAGTGAGACCAGAATCATTTAGTTATCTCTTGATGGCTTTGGAGTTTGTGGTTTTGACTTTGTTTAAATTTAACCGGCTGAGTTTTAGGGCAACAGCAATATTGCTTGCCCAGTTTCAACTCTTGTGGATTAATTTGCATGTGTTTTTCTGTGTTGGTCTACTTGTTATCGGTATGTTTTATGCCGAAGAAGTTCTCAAAACCAAATCCCTTGTTAAGTGGAAATCGAAGGACTACTTATTCTTACTGCTGATCGTTCTATTAGCTTCTTTAGTGAATCCCTTTGGGCTAAGTGGTTTGCTGGAACCACTCAATATATTTAAAAA
The sequence above is a segment of the Cyanobacteriota bacterium genome. Coding sequences within it:
- a CDS encoding acetyl-CoA carboxylase carboxyltransferase subunit alpha, which translates into the protein MGLRDFFKSVRAEKFANQAGTNGNNGLSDDEILANWVQCKSCKATIHRSAYQENLNVCVECNHHGMLSAEERIALLTDTNSFIEIDANISPSDPLNFNDGKPYLETLVKAQTKTGHKEAIITGFGQIEGVKVALAVMNFSFLGGSMGTVVGEKFTRLAEKAVEEKTPFIVVSSSGGARMHEGILSLMQMAKTSFALAELAKAKLPYFSILTDPTYGGVSASFATLGDLLIAEPGTRIGFAGRRVIEETVREKLPGDFQTAEYLLAHGQIDFIVDRNAMKMRLATLLRIHGFAPKQLKVSDTITARPFKLNQIDQPKKDIILDFEKPLAKIQEEIKLLEKRISNNADKAQINQLKAQYSKVEANTYASLSPIDITKIARHPNRPGAEDYLNMICGKDKWIELHGDRAGTDDEAVLTALVEHDGLAFVAVGTRKGRGIKENQKRNFGMPQPEGYRKAKRIFEYANKFNLPIVTFIDTPGAYPGVNAEANGQSIAIAENLKALAGLEVPVLSVVTGEGGSGGALAIGVANRVLMLENSVYSVISPEGCAAILWRTRDKAPEAAAALKITAKDLLGLKVVEELIAEPQGGAHKNWAITAEAVQEAVFRNLKELVKMSARELYQDRKTKFYAYGKVDDSIKEKISSKI
- a CDS encoding dihydroorotate dehydrogenase, translating into MSTTETTSCLETEIAGIKMKNPIMPASGCFGFGRDYAKFYDLSVLGGIAIKAVSVEPRSGNDTPRVAETPSGMLNSIGLQNPGLDKIIESELKFLEDFDTRIFVNVVGNTVEDYCTVVERISRVGNVDAIELNVSCPNVKNGIHFGTNENELEALTREVKRVSAIPVFIKLSPNVTNIVAMAKAAERGGADGLSLINTLLGMRIDLKTRKPILARGSGGLSGPAIKPVAIRMVYETSNEVKLPIIGMGGVTCVDDVIEFAIAGATAIGVGTANFIEPMICPEIIKALPARMQELGIKSLRDLRK
- the pyrF gene encoding orotidine-5'-phosphate decarboxylase gives rise to the protein MNEKIIVALDFPSKQVVESFINKFELGRDDSLAFVKLGMELFYAEGPEMIEYLKDKGLKVFLDLKVHDIPNTAAGAIRSLAKYGVDLLNVHASGGIEMMRRANDALKSENASAKLIGVTQLTSTDEAMMNNELGIAGTVEAAVLRLANNCKVAGLDGIVCSPLEVPMIKAELGKDFITVCPGLRLAANSADDQKRITRPEQAFANGTDYIVMGRAITQADDPAATFTEICNLVFS
- a CDS encoding pitrilysin family protein, producing MGLLSTITDKVKGWFASGPKPAEQSAQISLPVSQAAVQSVQLPKTAPELLAWAKANPGKLDALIAQNPQAQLIKDAIASKTNLNISSSSSVEHSSFDSKQFSSSRIQFVADSGAGSMPRIIELKLDNGIKVLLVPDDTANKVHLSSVYSVGSNQDQIPGTAHLLEHIASGPAKSSSFGKGEITDLYEYHGAKVAGDYNAGTCTDFTNYWASLDPSLLELMMKIESERMDQLDLSDIDDILKREKSLINSEIDMINDDSGRLINKAMKEITMSNSIYNNNIIGTKDSVASIDKKALQDFYKYYQDPNNLTLVISGKIGSPQRLEHLLLNYFASKTKPTDVKPKPMGNPKRPSQSAPVQDREKVIVKPGDDKALALGYFGPNYTDRDRFVMSFIFEALAGRGSKSRLAKKLAEAKNINVGFSCVPMPTRGDSLNFVTVQVDKIVDLDELKGEIKKVLAEVKANGLDDEELRKIRQEFLYRQINNQEDANVQASQAIEYDQYGDWHSAANMIKIAQSITNDDIKRVANAVLVDDNEYTVYLKPTEKKEEKSPPAILDKALDVKKLDAQRLEALTKAIIGDKQVTLPDLKLQDSGQVILNENHRLPKVAIRMESPGQPLSNKDMYIASILNSLFFSSGTMQYDRDQVFEKMEDLGASLSFILSHDGIAFDINTISLADNLQKTLELFTDMILNARMDLEKFVSIKATIKDSIKKENEDHGSILKNQLRNRVFPAGHYHHQASQLERWQMVDSITYADVINFWERIKQSNFVISGSGDLKQEDINKVQAVMSEWSKQPARNIGNELIGAHRADLQELEGNEFKALQDQSFVTLGQKVEVKNTDPDFYALYLAKEILGGAAFSSRLMRTIRESQGNVYSANAYFSNYRNADGIFQIVAASQKGNGKNLAQQLKNVLSNFPGDITEDELNMAKQNFIKSYVKNKFENNSAIADYLLDNRLKGRDLDFVKQIPQIIQSIKLEDIQNAVAKHLDSANIHEVIVDDKIIVDGQEIDTKFNAKKYNAGHPKLFTTPPVLSV
- a CDS encoding glycosyltransferase family 2 protein, with the protein product MKLSIVIPVYNEAATLNQILEAVEAVDLIAGLTKEIILVDDCSADNSSEIIEKHIAASQHATIQYKFVKHQENSGKGAALQTGFKEATGDFVIVQDADLEYDPEEYNEILPILVNDKADVVYGSRFAGSKPRRSMGFWHYLANKFLTYLTNMLNDIYLTDMETCYKCFKREIIQGLDLKENHFGIEPEMTSKIAKIKGIRIFEVAISYYGRGYEEGKKINWRDGIKAIFYIFKYRFFN